In a genomic window of Infirmifilum sp. NZ:
- a CDS encoding NTPase yields MAKNFLVTGRPGIGKTTCLKRLAEILVSRGVTVGGMITLEVREAGVRKGFEVVDLLSGRRGVLASTGTGEGPRVGRYVVNLRDLEDVGVSAVRNAVDKASVVIIDEIGPMELLSESFKEAVTSALDSEKPVAASIHERARENPFGRSVLERLDVELILLSLANRERVPAELARKIANLLARQ; encoded by the coding sequence ATGGCTAAAAACTTCCTCGTAACGGGTAGACCCGGGATAGGTAAGACTACCTGCCTTAAGCGGCTCGCCGAAATCCTGGTCAGCAGGGGCGTCACGGTAGGCGGCATGATAACACTGGAGGTGAGAGAGGCGGGCGTCAGGAAGGGCTTCGAGGTCGTAGACCTGCTCAGCGGGAGGAGGGGGGTTCTCGCCAGCACTGGTACAGGCGAGGGCCCCCGCGTGGGCAGGTATGTAGTGAATCTCAGGGACCTCGAGGACGTGGGGGTCAGCGCGGTGAGAAACGCGGTCGATAAGGCATCTGTCGTGATCATCGATGAGATTGGACCAATGGAGCTCTTAAGCGAAAGTTTCAAGGAAGCCGTAACATCGGCCCTCGACTCCGAGAAGCCCGTAGCCGCCTCTATACACGAGAGGGCGCGCGAGAATCCATTCGGGAGGTCGGTGCTCGAGAGGCTGGACGTCGAGCTTATCCTGCTCAGCCTAGCGAATAGGGAGCGGGTGCCAGCCGAGCTCGCCCGAAAGATAGCTAACCTCCTAGCGCGTCAGTAA
- the surE gene encoding 5'/3'-nucleotidase SurE, with protein MKILVTNDDGPFSPGLSLLREAVRGFGEVYVVVPETPKSATGLGLTLHKPVRVNKLKINGEPLYLVSGTPSDVIYIAMNVVTGKPDVVFSGVNIGDNLSIQVILTSGTLGAVLQASIEGTPGVAFSACVDSPEELEEPEYRKFVLKATRAVAEAVLKRGFPPGVDALNVNFPPVISSEVVVVRPAKRRFAAAVVKRRDPQGRPYYWLYGQPVEAEEGSDVHAVLEDGRIAVTPISLGSLFEFRSESLAGLLEEVRKKLESGSDG; from the coding sequence ATGAAGATTCTCGTGACGAACGACGATGGGCCATTCTCACCCGGGCTATCTCTGCTCCGGGAGGCGGTGCGAGGGTTCGGAGAGGTCTACGTGGTGGTCCCGGAAACCCCGAAGTCCGCTACGGGCCTAGGCCTCACACTGCACAAGCCTGTCCGCGTGAACAAGCTGAAAATCAACGGTGAGCCGCTCTACCTCGTGAGCGGTACACCGTCCGACGTCATCTACATAGCGATGAACGTAGTCACGGGCAAGCCCGATGTGGTGTTCTCCGGTGTTAACATCGGGGATAACCTAAGCATCCAGGTTATACTCACCTCCGGCACGCTCGGCGCAGTCCTCCAGGCCTCGATAGAGGGGACGCCTGGAGTGGCCTTCAGCGCGTGCGTGGACTCGCCGGAGGAGCTCGAGGAGCCCGAGTACCGCAAGTTCGTGCTTAAGGCTACCCGGGCTGTAGCCGAGGCGGTGCTCAAGCGTGGGTTCCCCCCAGGAGTCGACGCGCTGAACGTGAACTTCCCGCCGGTGATATCGAGCGAGGTGGTTGTAGTCAGACCCGCTAAGCGCAGGTTCGCGGCGGCCGTGGTTAAGAGGCGCGACCCACAGGGGAGGCCTTACTACTGGCTGTACGGTCAGCCGGTGGAGGCGGAGGAGGGTAGCGACGTGCACGCCGTGCTTGAAGACGGGAGAATCGCTGTGACACCGATTTCTCTCGGCTCGCTCTTCGAGTTCAGGTCGGAGAGCCTCGCGGGACTGCTAGAGGAGGTTAGGAAAAAGCTTGAGAGTGGTTCTGATGGCTAA
- a CDS encoding 5-formyltetrahydrofolate cyclo-ligase codes for MTTPADVRKVKEEIRRRVWSKLVKEGIALPPFPVEGRIPNFRGADAAARKLVASEPFQSARVVFCNPDSPQRHVREAVLQSGKLLVMASPRLRRGFLVIDPKHLPRAAIPRASTIRGAFEYGKIVTLEVPRVDLKVAGSVAVDVQGGRVGKGGGFSDLEFGILKSLGAIDDSTPVVTTVHDAQVVEGIPMLKHDVPVDYVFTPTRAIKTQRVHPRPQGIYWELLSTEEIRSIPVLQEILRALKR; via the coding sequence TTGACGACGCCAGCCGACGTTAGGAAGGTTAAGGAGGAGATCAGGAGGAGAGTCTGGTCCAAGCTGGTGAAAGAAGGTATAGCGCTACCGCCCTTCCCCGTTGAAGGCAGAATCCCTAACTTTCGAGGTGCAGATGCCGCTGCCAGGAAGCTCGTGGCCAGTGAGCCGTTTCAGAGCGCCCGGGTCGTATTCTGCAACCCGGACTCACCCCAGAGGCATGTTAGGGAGGCTGTGCTTCAGAGCGGGAAGCTGCTCGTCATGGCTTCGCCGAGGCTACGCAGGGGCTTCCTGGTGATTGACCCTAAGCATCTGCCAAGGGCCGCCATCCCCCGCGCCTCGACGATCCGGGGGGCGTTCGAGTACGGCAAAATCGTCACGCTTGAGGTTCCGAGGGTTGACTTGAAGGTTGCAGGAAGCGTGGCGGTTGACGTACAGGGGGGTAGGGTGGGTAAAGGCGGGGGCTTCAGCGACCTTGAGTTCGGGATACTTAAGTCTCTGGGAGCCATTGACGACTCAACTCCCGTAGTAACCACCGTTCACGACGCGCAGGTAGTTGAGGGCATACCCATGCTGAAGCACGACGTGCCGGTTGACTACGTGTTTACGCCGACCCGCGCTATAAAAACGCAGAGGGTGCATCCGAGGCCCCAGGGGATCTACTGGGAGCTACTCAGCACTGAGGAGATCAGGAGCATACCGGTTTTGCAGGAGATACTTCGGGCGTTAAAGAGGTAA
- a CDS encoding nucleotidyltransferase domain-containing protein, whose product MESLASLLSSLLGENLLGVVVYGSSSRREDFTPLSDYNIAVIVREKPPVEEMAYVMEELGPDVSPLFLTLDELEQLIRDGEFIAHEIVRGQLVYGGEEVIRALGAQPPLTPRSVSYLFRHSLACLALSLQNYLVGRPHSAISYAYKSLRSAARFVAARERAVLLSDSEILGYLTARGGFEDAAATYSKIREARFKGIRREELLPLLAQVYEASARLLGLEMPDTRQTVEKLFSELAFVADVRAVERDNRVELVILGVDRKGVTREVRVP is encoded by the coding sequence TTGGAGTCCCTGGCATCGTTGCTGAGCAGCCTGCTTGGGGAGAACCTGCTGGGGGTCGTAGTCTACGGCTCTTCGAGCAGGCGCGAGGACTTCACGCCTCTAAGCGACTACAACATCGCAGTGATCGTGAGGGAGAAGCCGCCAGTGGAGGAGATGGCTTACGTCATGGAGGAGCTGGGGCCCGACGTGTCGCCCCTCTTCCTCACGCTAGACGAGCTCGAGCAGCTGATACGTGACGGTGAGTTCATCGCGCACGAGATCGTACGCGGCCAGCTGGTGTACGGTGGAGAGGAGGTAATCCGCGCGTTAGGCGCGCAGCCCCCTCTCACGCCACGCTCGGTAAGCTACCTCTTCAGGCACTCGCTCGCCTGCCTCGCTTTGAGCCTCCAGAATTACCTGGTTGGGAGGCCGCACTCGGCTATCAGCTATGCCTACAAGTCCTTGAGAAGCGCCGCTCGGTTCGTAGCCGCTAGGGAGAGAGCCGTCCTCCTCTCGGACTCCGAGATCCTGGGCTACTTGACGGCCCGCGGGGGTTTTGAGGACGCAGCGGCGACCTACTCGAAGATACGGGAGGCGAGGTTCAAGGGCATCAGAAGGGAAGAGCTGCTGCCCCTGCTCGCTCAGGTTTACGAGGCATCGGCTCGCCTCCTGGGCTTAGAGATGCCGGACACACGGCAAACCGTCGAGAAGCTGTTTAGCGAGCTGGCTTTCGTGGCCGACGTTAGGGCGGTGGAAAGGGACAATCGCGTCGAGCTCGTAATCCTCGGGGTCGACAGGAAAGGCGTCACGAGAGAGGTCCGCGTACCGTAG
- a CDS encoding HIT family protein: protein MQTYCVFCGIARHERDAVTVYENEEFIVFLDKYPLTLGHALVAPKKHYTNIFDMPEEAAARAFVLAKKVAAAQLKALGAKGVRIVMNNGREAGQEIMHAHVHVIPYGVPHLGRRELDREEGERVASLLRRELA, encoded by the coding sequence GTGCAGACCTACTGCGTGTTCTGCGGCATTGCCCGACACGAGAGGGACGCCGTGACGGTGTACGAGAACGAGGAGTTCATAGTCTTCCTAGACAAGTACCCCTTAACGCTGGGCCACGCGCTAGTCGCGCCGAAGAAGCACTACACGAACATCTTCGACATGCCCGAGGAGGCGGCTGCTAGAGCCTTCGTGCTCGCCAAAAAGGTCGCGGCAGCCCAGCTGAAGGCCCTCGGAGCGAAGGGGGTGAGGATCGTCATGAACAATGGGAGGGAGGCAGGCCAGGAGATAATGCACGCTCACGTGCACGTTATCCCTTATGGTGTGCCGCACCTCGGCCGCAGGGAGCTGGACAGGGAGGAGGGTGAGAGAGTTGCGTCCCTTCTCAGGAGAGAGCTCGCCTAG
- a CDS encoding diphthine--ammonia ligase: MRPFSGESSPRRVCALFSGGKDSTYALHWALLKGFSFGCLITVKPRSEDSMMFHVPYVELTKLQAEALGLPQVFYEQGPESDLDALKRALTAAREAHGCTALVTGALSSDYQRLRISLVAEEQGLEVFNPLWRKNQEEYMRELVRQGFRFILTSLSAKGLDPGLLGRELGQEDVEAIISSSRVHGFNPAFEGGEAETLVVDAPLFRKEMRVEGYPVKVSEYNWVFNITRVELLEKRGAREWSR; encoded by the coding sequence TTGCGTCCCTTCTCAGGAGAGAGCTCGCCTAGGCGCGTCTGCGCGCTCTTCTCGGGGGGCAAAGACAGCACCTACGCTCTGCACTGGGCGCTCCTCAAGGGGTTCAGTTTCGGGTGCCTCATCACCGTCAAGCCCCGCTCGGAGGACTCGATGATGTTCCACGTGCCCTACGTTGAGCTGACGAAGCTTCAGGCCGAAGCATTAGGCCTGCCACAAGTTTTCTACGAGCAGGGACCGGAGAGCGACCTCGATGCGCTGAAGAGGGCGCTGACAGCCGCTAGGGAGGCGCACGGCTGTACCGCGCTGGTCACCGGCGCGCTGAGCTCAGACTACCAGCGCCTCCGCATCTCTCTCGTAGCAGAGGAGCAGGGTCTCGAGGTGTTCAACCCCCTGTGGCGGAAGAACCAAGAGGAGTACATGCGCGAGCTCGTGAGGCAAGGCTTCCGATTCATACTGACTTCGCTGTCCGCGAAGGGCCTAGACCCCGGTCTCCTCGGTAGGGAGCTGGGGCAGGAGGACGTTGAGGCTATCATAAGCTCGTCCCGCGTGCACGGATTCAACCCGGCGTTCGAGGGCGGCGAGGCCGAGACGCTAGTCGTGGATGCCCCCCTCTTCCGGAAGGAGATGCGTGTGGAGGGCTATCCCGTCAAGGTCTCTGAGTACAATTGGGTTTTCAACATAACGAGGGTCGAGCTGCTCGAAAAGAGAGGTGCTCGCGAGTGGTCGAGGTAG
- a CDS encoding ASKHA domain-containing protein — translation MVEVVVEPYNIRVEAQEGERLYDTLKRAGIPFRTECGGRGICGRCRVILRGGSVTPATEAEKRLLGAELLSRGYRLACQTKVSGPVRLLLPPESRPGALSVASSGFARSVKLSPLSKKRRVAVKPPSLENPLPDADSLARALGVAGLELDLDALRELPAALRRGSWEVTVTIWRNRRVTRVEPGDASSENLGVAVDVGTTKIVVHLVDLNSGRSIGEVFSENPQLVYGDDIVSRLRAALDRPENLEDMRRLAAGAVDNLVKAALLESAAGRGDVDGAVIVGNTVMHHLLLGIDVTGLSFSPFVPSTSQPIEAPGRLIGLTNVRAAYFPPLIAGYVGSDALADVIAVGLHLEDGPSMLIDIGTNTEILLNTGSELLACSTPSGPAFEGGHIKYGMKAMVGAISSVSIEGDAVHYRVIGDARPMGLAGSAIIDAVASLLDSGLLTERGFFNRSSGSRRIRRAKEGGWYEYVLVDEEESGLGEAITISEKDISEVRLAKAAVMSGVLALLEHAGLEASSLKRLYIAGSFGYSINLRSAVRIGLLPELDESAIKQVGNTAVEGARMMLVSEEAVEEAEQVAKRVKYVELTASPFFKKHFSGSLRFGEPR, via the coding sequence GTGGTCGAGGTAGTGGTGGAGCCGTACAACATCAGAGTTGAAGCCCAGGAAGGCGAGAGGCTCTACGATACCCTCAAGAGAGCGGGTATACCTTTCAGAACCGAGTGCGGGGGCCGCGGGATCTGCGGCAGGTGCAGGGTGATACTGAGAGGCGGGAGCGTAACCCCGGCAACTGAGGCTGAGAAACGGCTCCTTGGCGCAGAGCTCCTGTCGAGAGGGTACAGGCTCGCCTGTCAGACCAAGGTTAGTGGTCCGGTACGCTTGCTCCTACCCCCTGAGTCTCGCCCCGGGGCTTTGAGCGTGGCCAGCTCCGGCTTCGCCAGGAGCGTTAAGCTGTCGCCGCTATCGAAAAAGAGGCGCGTGGCCGTGAAGCCTCCTAGCCTCGAGAACCCTTTGCCCGACGCCGACTCGCTGGCTAGAGCCCTCGGGGTGGCTGGCTTGGAGCTAGACCTGGACGCCTTGAGGGAGCTACCCGCAGCGCTGCGGCGCGGCTCATGGGAGGTCACGGTCACGATCTGGAGGAATCGCAGAGTAACGCGGGTTGAGCCCGGGGACGCATCCTCCGAGAACCTCGGCGTCGCGGTCGATGTCGGGACGACAAAGATCGTAGTCCACCTCGTCGACTTGAACAGCGGGAGAAGCATAGGGGAGGTTTTCAGCGAAAACCCTCAGCTCGTGTACGGGGACGATATAGTTTCCAGGCTTCGCGCGGCTCTGGATAGGCCTGAAAACCTCGAGGACATGCGGCGCCTAGCCGCGGGAGCCGTGGACAACCTCGTGAAGGCGGCCCTCCTGGAATCTGCCGCGGGTCGAGGCGATGTGGATGGGGCCGTCATCGTGGGGAACACGGTCATGCACCACCTCCTCTTAGGAATAGACGTTACCGGCTTGAGCTTCTCCCCGTTCGTGCCCTCCACCTCGCAGCCAATCGAGGCGCCTGGCAGGCTCATAGGGCTCACCAACGTCAGAGCCGCGTACTTCCCGCCGCTCATCGCGGGGTACGTCGGCAGCGACGCCCTCGCGGATGTCATAGCCGTCGGCCTGCACCTCGAAGACGGGCCGTCCATGCTGATCGACATCGGCACGAACACAGAGATACTGCTCAACACGGGAAGCGAGCTCCTCGCCTGCTCAACGCCCTCTGGACCCGCGTTCGAGGGCGGGCACATTAAGTACGGGATGAAGGCGATGGTTGGCGCCATTTCCTCCGTTTCGATCGAAGGCGATGCGGTACACTACAGGGTGATAGGGGACGCGAGGCCGATGGGACTGGCCGGGTCAGCGATCATAGACGCGGTCGCCTCCCTCCTCGACAGCGGCCTGCTCACCGAGAGGGGCTTTTTCAACAGGAGCTCCGGTAGCCGGAGGATCAGGAGGGCAAAGGAAGGGGGGTGGTACGAGTACGTCCTCGTGGATGAGGAGGAGAGCGGGCTTGGGGAAGCGATAACGATCAGCGAGAAGGACATAAGCGAGGTTAGGCTCGCCAAAGCCGCCGTGATGAGCGGGGTGCTCGCTCTCCTAGAGCACGCCGGGCTCGAGGCCAGCTCACTCAAGAGGCTCTACATCGCCGGCTCGTTCGGCTACAGTATAAACCTGCGGAGCGCTGTTCGCATAGGGCTTCTGCCTGAGCTGGACGAGTCCGCGATTAAGCAGGTGGGCAACACGGCCGTGGAGGGGGCTAGGATGATGCTCGTTTCGGAGGAAGCCGTCGAGGAGGCAGAGCAAGTCGCCAAGAGGGTTAAGTACGTAGAGCTGACAGCTTCGCCGTTCTTCAAGAAGCACTTCTCAGGGTCGCTAAGGTTCGGTGAACCGCGATGA
- a CDS encoding amidohydrolase family protein, with translation MTLVFKKCSYAVSSGGLLHDVDIAVERGRVSGIGTGLGGGEEIDCQGLVALPGLANAHTHLSHMYAPPKTPAPTWERHHEDAPQREVAELALRLALIQALESGTTLVADTTAHPDLLQRIAGEVGVKVISAVPWGTLSGWKGGVVLGSLEEAVEHSEEIRERVASSQQALIFLHVANDRSQLYAAKTKYGRFPIELLDSLGLLTPRTVLVNPGWASSWELRLVGERGARVVYAPMADALTSSGGMLPVRELASNGVTAGLCSETPLIGQTLDMLDVTRAFLILQRELFWERGLTTLGAMSIATRGGYSALSVEGGVIEEGSVADMVLVASELARFKGVDPERLLLSLSTANIVYVLVDGKVVLEPSRKEQLEAVKRSTLERLLDRLDPTRL, from the coding sequence ATGACCCTGGTTTTTAAAAAGTGCTCCTACGCCGTCTCGTCGGGAGGCCTCCTGCACGACGTCGACATAGCGGTTGAGCGCGGGAGAGTATCTGGCATCGGGACTGGCTTAGGGGGTGGCGAGGAAATCGACTGCCAGGGCCTTGTAGCCTTGCCCGGCTTGGCGAACGCCCACACTCACCTCTCGCACATGTACGCTCCGCCAAAAACCCCAGCGCCAACCTGGGAAAGGCACCACGAGGATGCGCCGCAACGGGAAGTCGCGGAGCTAGCTCTCCGCCTCGCGTTGATCCAAGCACTCGAGAGCGGCACCACGCTAGTAGCCGACACCACAGCTCATCCCGACCTGCTACAGAGGATTGCGGGGGAGGTGGGGGTGAAGGTAATCTCCGCTGTCCCGTGGGGCACGCTCAGTGGATGGAAGGGTGGTGTAGTGCTTGGCAGTCTCGAGGAGGCAGTCGAGCACTCGGAGGAGATCCGGGAGCGAGTCGCAAGCTCTCAGCAGGCCCTGATTTTCCTGCACGTCGCGAACGACAGGTCGCAGCTCTACGCCGCGAAGACAAAGTACGGAAGATTCCCGATCGAGCTCCTGGACTCTCTAGGCTTACTGACCCCCAGAACCGTTCTAGTAAACCCTGGCTGGGCGTCGAGCTGGGAGCTACGCCTTGTCGGCGAGAGGGGGGCACGAGTAGTCTACGCCCCGATGGCTGACGCGCTAACTTCCAGCGGGGGAATGCTGCCGGTGCGGGAGCTCGCATCGAACGGGGTTACTGCAGGCCTCTGCTCTGAGACACCACTGATTGGCCAGACCCTGGACATGCTCGACGTCACGCGCGCTTTCCTCATTCTTCAAAGGGAGCTGTTCTGGGAAAGGGGCCTCACAACCCTCGGTGCCATGAGCATCGCCACCCGCGGGGGATACTCGGCGCTCAGCGTCGAGGGCGGCGTGATCGAGGAAGGCTCTGTAGCAGACATGGTACTCGTAGCCTCTGAGCTTGCTCGTTTCAAGGGAGTTGACCCCGAGAGGCTTCTCCTTTCTCTAAGCACTGCGAACATCGTTTACGTCCTCGTCGACGGGAAAGTCGTCCTCGAGCCATCTAGGAAGGAGCAGCTGGAGGCTGTTAAGCGCTCCACCTTAGAGAGGCTTCTAGACCGCCTCGATCCCACCCGGCTTTAG
- a CDS encoding ATP cone domain-containing protein → MAKKVVKHDGRVEEFSASKIYESCLAAGAPEEVAHEIAREAEERIKDGATTAEIRRFVLQRLKEMAPHAYEAWTFYDRVAKGRITFEDGKAVVVEKGHLYLGREVKDVGPPGLSSSKEVKGILKELEEDLNFGVSKATINARLYALYMAVLKSSKMPKEEKEKSVELINEFRQKLGWKPYEPKKPL, encoded by the coding sequence GTGGCGAAAAAGGTTGTAAAGCACGACGGTAGAGTGGAGGAGTTCTCCGCAAGTAAAATATACGAATCGTGCCTCGCCGCCGGTGCCCCCGAGGAGGTCGCGCACGAGATCGCCCGTGAGGCAGAGGAGAGGATAAAGGACGGCGCAACAACAGCCGAGATCAGGAGGTTCGTCCTCCAGCGGTTGAAGGAGATGGCGCCGCATGCGTACGAGGCTTGGACCTTCTACGACAGGGTAGCGAAGGGCAGGATAACCTTTGAAGACGGGAAAGCAGTCGTCGTGGAGAAGGGCCACCTATACCTCGGCAGAGAGGTTAAAGACGTAGGGCCTCCCGGCCTATCCTCCTCCAAGGAGGTCAAGGGCATCTTGAAGGAGCTCGAGGAAGACCTAAACTTCGGCGTCTCCAAGGCGACCATCAACGCAAGGCTTTACGCCCTCTATATGGCCGTCCTAAAATCGTCCAAGATGCCTAAAGAGGAGAAGGAGAAGTCCGTAGAGCTCATCAACGAGTTCCGCCAGAAGCTGGGCTGGAAGCCGTACGAGCCTAAGAAGCCCCTTTAA
- a CDS encoding roadblock/LC7 domain-containing protein, giving the protein MSSDIEAIRRLVEPVTRVAGFEGFVVATSDGLPLLSSIADKELEEKVAALTAVLSEVGNRASTELGKGEAEWITVNAPDGSGIIYIKLGDLGYMAVLFSKDTRLGVLLYTLREIKKKIAESKPA; this is encoded by the coding sequence GTGAGCTCGGACATCGAAGCTATCAGGAGGCTCGTCGAGCCTGTTACTAGGGTTGCCGGGTTTGAGGGGTTTGTTGTTGCTACTAGTGATGGGTTGCCCTTGCTGAGCAGTATAGCTGACAAGGAGCTGGAGGAGAAGGTGGCGGCGCTCACGGCTGTGCTGAGCGAGGTGGGCAACAGGGCTAGCACTGAGCTCGGGAAGGGGGAGGCGGAGTGGATCACCGTCAACGCCCCGGACGGCTCAGGCATCATCTACATCAAGCTCGGGGATCTAGGCTACATGGCAGTCCTCTTCAGCAAAGACACAAGGCTAGGAGTCCTCCTATACACCCTAAGAGAGATAAAAAAGAAGATAGCGGAGTCGAAGCCAGCCTGA
- a CDS encoding SPL family radical SAM protein has protein sequence MTYVRPFDPWRATSLCTCPFKYTVNPYTGCSHGCLYCYASSYIKDFFKPRPKENYLDVVRRDLRRIREGSIVNISSSSDPYQPLEGKYMYTRRTLEMLSGRFTAEVVTKSDLVVRDVDLLSGMSSVVSITITTLDSSLAQRLEPGAPSPQRRVKAVELLSREGVPVVVRLDPLIPGLNDSPESIAEVVDAAASAGARHVVSSTYKVKPDNLRRMTEAFPEIIPRLRDLYFEKGERLHGYLYAEKTYRREVLATVKSEAERRGLTFATCREGLADLNTPGVSCDGTHLAGLRFHSSQPPGSHSSPRGTL, from the coding sequence ATGACGTACGTTAGGCCCTTCGATCCCTGGCGCGCGACCAGCCTCTGCACTTGCCCCTTCAAGTACACCGTCAACCCCTACACCGGGTGCTCCCACGGGTGCCTCTACTGCTACGCCTCGTCCTACATCAAGGATTTCTTCAAACCAAGGCCCAAGGAGAACTACCTCGACGTCGTCCGGAGGGACCTGCGCAGGATCCGGGAAGGCTCCATAGTCAACATAAGCAGTAGCAGCGATCCCTATCAGCCGCTAGAAGGGAAGTACATGTACACGCGCCGCACCCTTGAGATGCTCAGCGGGAGGTTCACAGCAGAGGTCGTCACCAAGTCGGACCTCGTAGTCCGGGACGTTGACCTGCTGTCAGGCATGAGCTCGGTAGTCTCAATAACCATCACAACACTTGACTCGAGCCTTGCGCAGCGACTGGAGCCCGGCGCCCCTTCACCCCAGCGCAGGGTGAAGGCGGTCGAGCTTCTCTCGCGCGAGGGGGTACCGGTTGTTGTGAGGCTTGACCCCCTAATCCCCGGGCTGAACGACAGCCCCGAGAGCATAGCAGAGGTCGTCGATGCGGCAGCGTCTGCGGGGGCGAGGCATGTTGTCAGCTCGACGTACAAAGTGAAGCCGGATAACCTCAGGAGAATGACCGAGGCGTTCCCCGAGATCATCCCCAGGCTACGGGATCTTTACTTCGAGAAAGGGGAGAGGCTTCACGGCTACCTCTACGCCGAGAAAACCTACAGGAGAGAGGTGCTGGCAACCGTGAAATCCGAGGCGGAGAGAAGGGGGCTGACCTTCGCAACTTGCCGGGAGGGCCTCGCAGACCTCAACACGCCCGGTGTGAGCTGCGACGGAACGCACCTAGCAGGACTCCGGTTCCACTCCTCCCAACCTCCCGGTTCGCACAGTTCCCCCCGCGGAACCCTGTAA
- a CDS encoding zinc-ribbon domain-containing protein, with the protein MSQTVEVECPRCGARFSAPPNASTATCPYCFTIFSPRERVRAEETQFYFPLNNSLEPFERLVLFIARQYAVPRELPKEFSVSRRELHWVPVHFFFADFKAEARGFSQVFGEATSEITETGLVSVPASGTWLDRELEHYPFPVRGKLPFNPEIKDKGIFHEPRVSREEAGKTAEAAVKAKIRLEAQESFSSLHALTVTKGEVEYRGLVYYPIWVLEYTFRGERFQALVDGASGIVIKTQYPQTARGRLTLGAYSLLAILFGLAGGAAYAQFLGGGFLAIAGGLVVGVASAIAPLSRSATRVATASEYVELQ; encoded by the coding sequence ATGAGCCAGACGGTCGAGGTCGAGTGCCCGAGGTGTGGAGCGAGGTTCAGCGCTCCACCCAACGCCTCGACAGCCACCTGCCCTTACTGCTTCACGATATTCTCCCCAAGAGAGAGGGTCAGGGCGGAGGAGACCCAGTTTTACTTCCCGCTCAACAACTCCCTGGAACCCTTTGAGAGGCTCGTTTTGTTCATCGCTAGGCAGTACGCTGTCCCTAGGGAGCTTCCCAAGGAGTTTTCGGTCTCCAGGAGGGAGCTCCACTGGGTGCCCGTTCACTTCTTCTTCGCCGACTTCAAAGCGGAGGCTAGGGGCTTCAGCCAAGTGTTCGGCGAGGCCACGTCCGAGATAACGGAGACGGGGCTGGTGTCGGTACCCGCTTCCGGCACATGGCTCGACAGAGAGCTCGAGCACTACCCCTTCCCGGTCAGGGGGAAGCTACCCTTCAACCCCGAGATCAAGGATAAGGGTATTTTCCACGAGCCGCGAGTTTCCAGGGAAGAGGCTGGGAAGACGGCCGAGGCGGCGGTCAAGGCGAAGATTAGGCTCGAAGCCCAGGAGAGCTTTAGCTCGCTTCACGCGCTGACCGTGACTAAGGGAGAGGTGGAGTACAGGGGTCTCGTCTACTACCCGATATGGGTTTTGGAGTACACGTTTCGCGGCGAAAGGTTCCAAGCGCTAGTGGACGGGGCGAGCGGCATCGTTATAAAAACCCAGTATCCGCAGACGGCTCGCGGAAGGCTCACCCTCGGGGCTTACTCGCTGCTGGCGATACTATTCGGGTTAGCCGGTGGCGCGGCATACGCGCAGTTCCTCGGAGGCGGCTTCCTTGCGATCGCCGGCGGGCTCGTGGTCGGCGTAGCCTCAGCCATCGCCCCCTTGTCCCGATCCGCGACCCGCGTCGCGACGGCTAGCGAGTACGTGGAGCTCCAGTGA